One Brassica oleracea var. oleracea cultivar TO1000 chromosome C7, BOL, whole genome shotgun sequence genomic window carries:
- the LOC106301713 gene encoding ATP-dependent DNA helicase DDM1 yields the protein MVSLRSTENTPASEMASDGKTEKDGSGDSPTSVLSDEENCEEKTATVAVEEEILQAKNGDSSLISEAMAQEEEQLLKIREDEEIAKRAAGSGEAPDLNDTQFTKLDELLTQTQLYSEFLLEKMEDITKNGIEGETQKAEPEPEPEPEKKGRGRKRKAAPQGDSMKAKKAVAAMISRSKEGRESADSDLTEEERVMKEQGELVPLLTGGKLKSYQLKGVKWLISLWQNGLNGILADQMGLGKTIQTIGFLSHLKGNGLDGPYLVIAPLSTLSNWMNEIARFTPSINAIIYHGDKKERDELRKKHMPRTVGPKFPIVITSYEVAMNDAKKNLRHYPWKYVVIDEGHRLKNHKCKLLRELRYLNMENKLLLTGTPLQNNLSELWSLLNFILPDIFASHDEFESWFDFSGKNNNEATKEEGEEKRRAQVVAKLHNILRPFILRRMKCDVELSLPRKKEIIIYATMTDHQKKFQEHLVNHTLEAHIRDDTVRGHGLKGKLNNLAIQLRKNCNHPDLLVGQLDGSYLYPPLEDIVGQCGKFRLLERLLVRLFAKNHRVLIFSQWTKILDIMDYYFSEKGFEVCRIDGSVKLEERRRQIQEFNDEKSNCRIFLLSTRAGGLGINLTAADTCILYDSDWNPQMDLQAMDRCHRIGQTKPVHVYRLATAQSIEGRVLKRAYSKLKLEHVVIGKGQFHQERAKSSTPLEEDDILALLKDDENAEDKLIQTDISEEDLDRVLDRSDLMITLPGETQAQEAFPVKGPGWEVVSSSSAGGMLSSLNS from the exons ATGGTTAGTCTGCGCTCCACAGAAAACACTCC GGCTTCGGAAATGGCCAGCGACGGCAAAACGGAGAAAGATGGCTCCGGCGACTCACCCACATCTGTTCTCAGCGATGAG GAAAACTGTGAAGAGAAAACTGCTACTGTTGCTGTAGAGGAAGAGATACTTCAAGCCAAGAATGGAGATTCGTCTCTCATCTCTGAGGCCATGGCTCAGGAAGAAGAGCAGCTTCTCAAAATCCGGGAAGATGAAGAGATTGCTAAACGTGCTGCTGGCTCTGGTGAAGCTCCTGATCTGAATGATACTCAGTTTACTAAACTTGATGAGCTCTTGACGCAAACCCAGCTCTACTCTGAGTTCCTTCTTGAGAAAATGGAGGATATCACCAAA AATGGGATAGAAGGTGAGACCCAAAAGGCCGAGCCTGAGCCTGAGCCTGAGCCCGAGAAGAAAGGCCGTGGACGTAAAAGAAAGGCTGCTCCTCAGGGCGACAGT ATGAAGGCTAAGAAAGCTGTCGCTGCTATGATTTCAAGATCCAAAGAAGGCCGTGAATCTGCTGACTCAGATCTGACAGAGGAAGAAAGAGTCATGAAAGAGCAGGGTGAACTTGTTCCTCTTCTGACTGGCGGAAAGTTAAAGTCTTATCAGCTCAAAGGTGTCAAATGGCTGATATCATTGTGGCAAAATGGTTTGAATGGAATTTTAGCTGATCAAATGGGTCTTGGAAAGACAATTCAAACCATTGGTTTCCTATCACACCTCAAAGGAAATGGGTTGGATGGTCCGTATCTAGTAATTGCTCCACTCTCTACTCTTTCAAACTGGATGAATGAGATCGCTAG GTTCACGCCTTCCATTAATGCAATCATTTACCATGGAGATAAGAAAGAAAGGGATGAGCTCAGGAAGAAGCACATGCCCAGAACTGTTGGTCCGAAGTTCCCTATAGTCATAACTTCTTATGAGGTTGCTATGAATGATGCTAAAAAGAATCTGCGGCACTATCCATGGAAATATGTTGTGATTGATGAG GGTCACAGGTTGAAAAACCACAAGTGTAAACTGCTGAGGGAACTAAGATACTTGAATATGGAGAACAAACTTCTGCTGACAGGAACACCTCTGCAAAATAATTTGTCTGAGCTTTGGTCACTGTTGAATTTTATTCTGCCTGACATCTTTGCATCACATGACGAATTTGAATCATG GTTTGATTTTTCTGGAAAGAATAATAATGAAGCAACTAAGGAAGAAGGAGAAGAGAAAAGAAGAGCTCAA GTGGTTGCGAAACTTCATAATATACTACGACCTTTCATCCTCCGAAGAATGAAATGTGATGTTGAGCTCTCACTTCCCCGGAAAAAAGAGATTATCATCTATGCTACAATGACGGACCATCAGAAGAAGTTCCAGGAACATCTTGTGAACCACACCTTGGAAGCACACATTAGAGATGATACTGTCCGAG GTCATGGCTTGAAGGGAAAGCTTAACAATCTTGCTATTCAACTTCGAAAGAACTGCAACCATCCTGACCTTCTTGTGGGGCAACTAGATGGCTCAT ATCTCTACCCACCTTTGGAAGATATTGTGGGACAGTGCGGTAAATTCCGCTTATTGGAGAGATTGCTTGTTCGGTTATTTGCCAAAAATCACAGA GTCCTTATCTTCTCCCAGTGGACAAAAATACTGGACATTATGGATTACTACTTCAGTGAGAAGGGGTTTGAGGTTTGCCGAATCGACGGCAGTGTGAAACTAGAAGAAAGGAGAAGACAG ATCCAAGAATTCAATGATGAGAAGAGCAACTGCAGGATATTTCTTCTCAGTACCAGAGCTGGAGGACTCGGAATTAATCTTACTGCTGCAGATACATGCATCCTCTACGATAGCGATTGG AACCCTCAAATGGACTTGCAAGCCATGGACAGATGCCACAGAATTGGTCAGACAAAACCTGTTCATGTTTACAGGCTTGCGACGGCTCAGTCAATAGAG GGCCGAGTTCTGAAACGAGCATACAGTAAGCTTAAGCTGGAACATGTGGTTATTGGCAAGGGGCAGTTTCATCAAGAACGTGCCAAGTCTTCAACACCGTTAGAG GAAGATGACATACTGGCGTTGCTTAAGGACGACGAAAATGCTGAAGATAAACTGATACAAACCGACATAAGCGAGGAGGATCTTGACAGGGTGCTTGACCGGAGTGATCTGATGATTACCTTACCTGGCGAGACTCAAGCACAGGAAGCTTTTCCAGTGAAGGGTCCGGGTTGGGAAGTGGTCTCGTCTAGCTCAGCTGGAGGGATGCTGTCTTCCCTCAACAGTTAG
- the LOC106306618 gene encoding succinate dehydrogenase [ubiquinone] flavoprotein subunit 1, mitochondrial isoform X1: MWRCVSRSLRAPSSRTSLSGSRFSRFLSTGSQTGDYTIVDHTYDAVVVGAGGAGLRAAIGLSEHGFNTACITKLFPTRSHTVAAQGGINAALGNMSEDDWRWHMYDTVKGSDWLGDQDAIQYMCREAPKAVIELENYGLPFSRTEEGKIYQRAFGGQSLDFGKGGQAYRCACAADRTGHALLHTLYGQAMKHNTQFFVEYFALDLLMASDGTCQGVIALNMEDGTLHRFRSAQTILATGGYGRAYFSATSAHTCTGDGNAMVARAGLPLQDLEFVQFHPTGIYGAGCLITEGSRGEGGILRNSEGERFMERYAPTAKDLASRDVVSRSMTMEIREGRGVGPHKDHIYLHLNHLPPEVLKERLPGISETAAIFAGVDVTKEPIPVLPTVHYNMGGIPTNYHGEVVTIKGDDPDAVVPGLMAAGEAACASVHGANRLGANSLLDIVVFGRACANRVAEISKPGEKQRPLEENAGKKTIEWLNKLRHSSGSLPTSSIRLNMQRIMQNNAAVFRTQETLEEGCQLIDKAWESFEDVQVKDRSLIWNSDLIETIELENLLINASITMHSAEARKESRGAHAREDFTKREDGEWMKHTLGYWEDEKVRLEYRPVHMDTLDDEIDTFPPKARVY; the protein is encoded by the exons ATGTGGCGCTGCGTCTCTCGTAGCCTTCGTGCTCCTTCCTCAAGGACCTCACTCTCTGGATCTCGCTTTTCTAGATTCCTCTCCACCGGTTCC CAGACAGGTGATTACACGATAGTAGATCACACCTATGATGCGGTGGTTGTTGGAGCTGGTGGTGCTGGGCTAAGGGCGGCCATTGGATTATCTGAGCATGGATTTAACACCGCTTGCATCACCAAGCTCTTCCCCACACGCTCACACACCGTCGCTGCTCAG GGTGGTATTAATGCTGCACTGGGAAACATGTCTGAAGATGACTGGAGATGGCACATGTATGATACTGTCAAAGGAAGTGACTGGCTTG GTGATCAAGATGCCATTCAGTATATGTGTAGAGAGGCACCAAAAGCAGTGATTGAACTTGAGAATTACGGCCTGCCCTTTTCTCGTACTGAAGAGGGTAAAATTTACCAGCGTGCATTTGGTGGTCAGAGTCTTGACTTTGGCAAAG GTGGTCAGGCCTATCGTTGTGCTTGTGCTGCGGATCGGACTGGGCATGCTCTCTTGCATACCTTATATGGACAAGCTATGAAGCATAACACACAGTTCTTTGTTGAATACTTCGCTCTGGATCTGCTCATGGCGAGTGATG GCACTTGCCAGGGTGTAATTGCACTAAACATGGAAGATGGAACATTGCACCGTTTCCGCTCTGCACAAACAATCTTGGCCACTGGG GGTTACGGCAGAGCATACTTCTCTGCAACCTCAGCACATACATGCACAGGAGATGGCAATGCCATGGTTGCACGTGCTGGTCTTCCACTCCAG GACTTGGAGTTTGTTCAGTTCCATCCAACTGGTATTTACGGAGCCGGATGTCTCATCACTGAAG GATCCCGAGGTGAAGGTGGTATCCTTAGAAACAGTGAAGGAGAACGTTTTATGGAACGATATGCTCCTACAGCCAAGGATCTTGCATCAAGAGATGTTGTCTCTAGATCTATGACTATGGAAATCAGGGAAGGTCGTGGTGTAG GACCGCATAAGGATCATATCTATCTCCATTTGAACCATCTCCCACCAGAAGTTCTAAAAGAAAGGCTTCCTGGAATATCTGAGACCGCTGCAATCTTCGCTGGTGTTGATGTTACCAAAGAGCCAATTCCAGTCTTGCCTACTGTGCACTATAACATGGGTGGTATCCCAACAAATTACCACGGCGAG GTAGTGACCATCAAAGGAGATGATCCAGATGCAGTGGTTCCAGGGCTTATGGCTGCTGGGGAGGCAGCTTGTGCATCTGTTCACGGTGCCAACAGGCTTGGTGCAAATTCTCTCCTCGACATTGTTGTGTTTGGCCGTGCTTGTGCGAATAGGGTAGCAGAGATAAGCAAACCAG GGGAGAAACAGAGGCCTCTGGAGGAAAATGCAGGCAAGAAGACGATAGAATGGCTGAACAAGTTGAGACACTCAAGCGGGTCGCTTCCTACATCAAGTATCAGATTGAACATGCAGAGGATTATGCAGAACAACGCAGCTGTCTTCCGCACGCAAGAAACATTGGAAGAAG GTTGTCAGTTGATCGACAAGGCATGGGAAAGTTTCGAGGATGTCCAGGTTAAAGATCGGAGTTTGATATG GAACTCTGATCTGATAGAGACAATAGAACTGGAGAACCTATTGATAAACGCTTCAATAACAATGCATTCAGCGGAAGCACGAAAGGAAAGCAGAGGAGCACATGCTCGGGAAGATTTCACG AAAAGAGAGGATGGAGAATGGATGAAGCATACATTGGGGTATTGGGAAGACGAGAAAGTGAGGTTGGAGTATAGGCCTGTTCACATGGACACTCTCGACGATGAGATTGACACTTTCCCTCCCAAAGCTCGCGTCTACTGA
- the LOC106302922 gene encoding uncharacterized protein LOC106302922, with the protein MTSFASSVEHMKLRAEREAVGKMRMMFSNSKKRKCGDVSHSASSKAIEADSADDDEATTCPPDVKAANACSKKTMVEGKELCEFQTMWTIKKQDLGLKERVSKMKLLDSLIAKQGPLADYEEALKKKLINELMSD; encoded by the exons ATGACGTCGTTTGCAAGTTCTGTGGAGCATATGAAGCTGCGAGCAGAGAGAGAAGCAGTGGGCAAAATGAGAATGATGTTCTCAAA CTCGAAAAAGAGGAAGTGTGGGGATGTTTCACATTCAGCAAGCTCTAAAGCAATTGAAGCAGATTCTGCTGACGATGATGAAGCAACAACTTGTCCCCCGGATGTTAAGGCAGCAAATGCCTGTTCCAAGAAGACAATGGTTGAAGGGAAGGAGCTCTGTGAGTTTCAGACAATGTGGACTATCAAGAAGCAAGATTTGGGTTTGAAAGAAAGGGTGTCTAAAATGAAGCTTCTTGACAGTCTCATTGCTAAACAAGGACCTCTAGCCGATTATGAAGAAGCTTTGAAGAAGAAACTCATTAATGAGTTGATGTCTGATTAG
- the LOC106306618 gene encoding succinate dehydrogenase [ubiquinone] flavoprotein subunit 1, mitochondrial isoform X2 — MWRCVSRSLRAPSSRTSLSGSRFSRFLSTGSTGDYTIVDHTYDAVVVGAGGAGLRAAIGLSEHGFNTACITKLFPTRSHTVAAQGGINAALGNMSEDDWRWHMYDTVKGSDWLGDQDAIQYMCREAPKAVIELENYGLPFSRTEEGKIYQRAFGGQSLDFGKGGQAYRCACAADRTGHALLHTLYGQAMKHNTQFFVEYFALDLLMASDGTCQGVIALNMEDGTLHRFRSAQTILATGGYGRAYFSATSAHTCTGDGNAMVARAGLPLQDLEFVQFHPTGIYGAGCLITEGSRGEGGILRNSEGERFMERYAPTAKDLASRDVVSRSMTMEIREGRGVGPHKDHIYLHLNHLPPEVLKERLPGISETAAIFAGVDVTKEPIPVLPTVHYNMGGIPTNYHGEVVTIKGDDPDAVVPGLMAAGEAACASVHGANRLGANSLLDIVVFGRACANRVAEISKPGEKQRPLEENAGKKTIEWLNKLRHSSGSLPTSSIRLNMQRIMQNNAAVFRTQETLEEGCQLIDKAWESFEDVQVKDRSLIWNSDLIETIELENLLINASITMHSAEARKESRGAHAREDFTKREDGEWMKHTLGYWEDEKVRLEYRPVHMDTLDDEIDTFPPKARVY; from the exons ATGTGGCGCTGCGTCTCTCGTAGCCTTCGTGCTCCTTCCTCAAGGACCTCACTCTCTGGATCTCGCTTTTCTAGATTCCTCTCCACCGGTTCC ACAGGTGATTACACGATAGTAGATCACACCTATGATGCGGTGGTTGTTGGAGCTGGTGGTGCTGGGCTAAGGGCGGCCATTGGATTATCTGAGCATGGATTTAACACCGCTTGCATCACCAAGCTCTTCCCCACACGCTCACACACCGTCGCTGCTCAG GGTGGTATTAATGCTGCACTGGGAAACATGTCTGAAGATGACTGGAGATGGCACATGTATGATACTGTCAAAGGAAGTGACTGGCTTG GTGATCAAGATGCCATTCAGTATATGTGTAGAGAGGCACCAAAAGCAGTGATTGAACTTGAGAATTACGGCCTGCCCTTTTCTCGTACTGAAGAGGGTAAAATTTACCAGCGTGCATTTGGTGGTCAGAGTCTTGACTTTGGCAAAG GTGGTCAGGCCTATCGTTGTGCTTGTGCTGCGGATCGGACTGGGCATGCTCTCTTGCATACCTTATATGGACAAGCTATGAAGCATAACACACAGTTCTTTGTTGAATACTTCGCTCTGGATCTGCTCATGGCGAGTGATG GCACTTGCCAGGGTGTAATTGCACTAAACATGGAAGATGGAACATTGCACCGTTTCCGCTCTGCACAAACAATCTTGGCCACTGGG GGTTACGGCAGAGCATACTTCTCTGCAACCTCAGCACATACATGCACAGGAGATGGCAATGCCATGGTTGCACGTGCTGGTCTTCCACTCCAG GACTTGGAGTTTGTTCAGTTCCATCCAACTGGTATTTACGGAGCCGGATGTCTCATCACTGAAG GATCCCGAGGTGAAGGTGGTATCCTTAGAAACAGTGAAGGAGAACGTTTTATGGAACGATATGCTCCTACAGCCAAGGATCTTGCATCAAGAGATGTTGTCTCTAGATCTATGACTATGGAAATCAGGGAAGGTCGTGGTGTAG GACCGCATAAGGATCATATCTATCTCCATTTGAACCATCTCCCACCAGAAGTTCTAAAAGAAAGGCTTCCTGGAATATCTGAGACCGCTGCAATCTTCGCTGGTGTTGATGTTACCAAAGAGCCAATTCCAGTCTTGCCTACTGTGCACTATAACATGGGTGGTATCCCAACAAATTACCACGGCGAG GTAGTGACCATCAAAGGAGATGATCCAGATGCAGTGGTTCCAGGGCTTATGGCTGCTGGGGAGGCAGCTTGTGCATCTGTTCACGGTGCCAACAGGCTTGGTGCAAATTCTCTCCTCGACATTGTTGTGTTTGGCCGTGCTTGTGCGAATAGGGTAGCAGAGATAAGCAAACCAG GGGAGAAACAGAGGCCTCTGGAGGAAAATGCAGGCAAGAAGACGATAGAATGGCTGAACAAGTTGAGACACTCAAGCGGGTCGCTTCCTACATCAAGTATCAGATTGAACATGCAGAGGATTATGCAGAACAACGCAGCTGTCTTCCGCACGCAAGAAACATTGGAAGAAG GTTGTCAGTTGATCGACAAGGCATGGGAAAGTTTCGAGGATGTCCAGGTTAAAGATCGGAGTTTGATATG GAACTCTGATCTGATAGAGACAATAGAACTGGAGAACCTATTGATAAACGCTTCAATAACAATGCATTCAGCGGAAGCACGAAAGGAAAGCAGAGGAGCACATGCTCGGGAAGATTTCACG AAAAGAGAGGATGGAGAATGGATGAAGCATACATTGGGGTATTGGGAAGACGAGAAAGTGAGGTTGGAGTATAGGCCTGTTCACATGGACACTCTCGACGATGAGATTGACACTTTCCCTCCCAAAGCTCGCGTCTACTGA